One region of Salvia miltiorrhiza cultivar Shanhuang (shh) chromosome 3, IMPLAD_Smil_shh, whole genome shotgun sequence genomic DNA includes:
- the LOC131016543 gene encoding uncharacterized protein LOC131016543 isoform X4 produces the protein MLLLNHSIRLFKQPDTLLLPSLDADVQVSAASQTKGSKGEGEIPWKSELDVAITASVIESSSTLASVECCTAVSRRPSPSSSARRASTPTGRPSAKSRPSRASTPTSRAALLPSSKPAAAQARSSTPVRPTSRSSTPASRPSIPVVSKSETRSATPTRKPVTPSTTSASDRSSSGKKIVSTVLKSSVPSRGASPVVKSRPSKPSDLLSSSQDTDQNMKVSSAPKRPASASRGRVSSHSTSSNEKPRQKSCSPARVRAPVSSAAHRTGSSKVMSRSRGYSNGGDDVNPVVMGTKMVDRVVNMRKLAPPKQDEYASQENSRKSSQENSGFGRSLSKKSLEMAIRHMDIRRSVPNKSQTSAACSARGIQSGCAKISTSAAPESPQTSNSDSWKSSSCRSSYFLNGAETDD, from the exons ATGTTACTGCTAAATCACTCAATCAGGCTTTTCAAGCAACCGGATACGTTGTTACTTCCTTCATTGGATGCAGACGTGCAGGTTTCTGCAGCAAGCCAGACTAAAGGCTCGAAAGGTGAAGGCGAAATTCCTTGGAAATCTGAG CTGGATGTAGCAATAACTGCTTCAGTCATTGAAAGTTCATCAACATTAGCTAGTGTGGAGTGTTGCACCGCTGTGAGCAGAAGGCCTTCACCTTCATCCTCAGCTCGTAGGGCTTCAACGCCTACTGGACGACCTTCTGCAAAATCGAGGCCCTCTCGTGCTTCCACACCTACATCAAGAGCTGCATTGCTGCCTTCTTCTAAACCTGCTGCTGCTCAAGCAAGATCTTCGACTCCAGTTAGGCCTACTTCTCGTTCGTCTACACCTGCCTCCAGACCTTCTATACCCGTTGTTTCAAAGTCTGAAACGAGGTCTGCTACACCTACACGTAAACCAGTTACTCCATCAACCACATCTGCTTCGGATAGATCTTCATCAGGGAAGAAAATTGTCTCCACAGTATTGAAAAGTTCGGTGCCCTCTCGTGGAGCTTCCCCAGTGGTGAAATCTAGGCCGTCAAAACCTTCTGATCTGCTCTCTTCGTCTCAAGACACTGATCAAAATATGAAGGTGTCATCAGCGCCTAAAAGGCCTGCTTCTGCATCTAGAGGAAGAGTGAGCTCCCACTCGACTTCTTCAAACGAGAAGCCAAGGCAGAAATCATGCTCCCCTGCCAGAGTGCGCGCTCCTGTCAGCTCTGCTGCTCATAGAACCGGGAGTAGCAAGGTGATGTCAAGAAGTCGAGGATACAGCAATGGTGGGGATGATGTTAACCCTGTGGTGATGGGGACGAAAATGGTGGATAGAGTCGTGAACATGAGGAAACTGGCTCCACCTAAACAAGATGAGTATGCTTCTCAAGAGAATTCTAGGAAATCATCACAGGAGAATTCGGGTTTTGGCAGATCACTCTCAAAGAAGTCGCTGGAGATGGCTATAAGGCACATG GACATTAGACGAAGCGTTCCAAACAAATCACAAACATCAGCAGCTTGTTCCGCCCGTGGCATTCAATCTGGTTGTGCTAAGATCAGCACATCTGCTGCTCCGGAATCTCCTCAAACGTCCAACTCTGACAGTTGGAAATCGAGCAGCTGCAGAAGCTCCTATTTTCTCAATGGGGCTGAGACGGATGACTGA